A single Sphingomonas kaistensis DNA region contains:
- a CDS encoding CAP domain-containing protein translates to MLARIPAALALSLLFAAPASAQSWEAQALDLHNRERAAFRVAPLAWDFGLAAAADVYASELARTGRWGHSPKATRPGQGENLWMGTTGAYRIEDMVGGWTGERRWFRPGVFPAVSTTGNWIDVGHYTQMVASRTTRVGCAIRSGGQWTYLVCRYSPSGNVDGRAMP, encoded by the coding sequence ATGCTTGCCCGAATCCCGGCCGCCCTGGCCCTGTCCCTTCTGTTCGCCGCGCCTGCTTCCGCTCAATCATGGGAAGCGCAGGCCCTGGACTTGCACAACCGGGAGCGCGCTGCGTTCCGGGTCGCGCCGCTGGCCTGGGACTTCGGGCTTGCCGCCGCGGCCGACGTCTATGCGAGCGAACTCGCGCGTACCGGGCGGTGGGGGCACAGCCCCAAGGCGACGCGGCCCGGGCAGGGCGAGAACCTCTGGATGGGCACGACCGGCGCCTACCGGATCGAGGACATGGTCGGCGGCTGGACCGGCGAGCGGCGCTGGTTCCGGCCGGGCGTGTTTCCGGCGGTCAGCACGACCGGCAACTGGATCGACGTCGGCCATTACACGCAAATGGTCGCGAGCCGGACCACCCGTGTCGGCTGCGCGATCCGTTCGGGCGGGCAGTGGACCTATCTCGTCTGCCGCTATTCGCCGTCGGGTAATGTCGATGGAAGGGCGATGCCCTGA
- a CDS encoding cryptochrome/photolyase family protein encodes MLLIPILGDQLSHGLASLRGVDKTDARLLLMEVAEETTYVRHHKAKIVLILSAMRHFAEELRADGWQVDYIRLDGNENTGSFTGEVARAVERHRPAAIRIVEAGEWRVQKAIEGWAERFGLPVEILADDRFICPLPDFFAWAASRRELVMENFYRQQRRRTGLLMESDDTPTGGQWNYDKDNRAPPPKARPMREPQRFAADTITREVIALVEGRFRHHFGTLDRFALPVTATEARALLDDFVAERLPRFGTYQDAMLEGADFLYHSRLSTSLNCGLLTALEVCEAAEAAYHRGEVPLNAAEGFIRQMIGWREYIRGMYWLEMPGLSEVNFFENSRDLPDFYWTGATDMACCADSVRNTRDNAYAHHIQRLMVLGNFAMLAGIDPAQVADWYLVVYADAYEWVEHPNVLGMSQFADGGRLGTKPYAGSGAYINRMSNYCKGCRFDVKKRVGEDACPFNALYWDFLDRNEKKLRNNRRLWQPYATWDRFGPETKAEVRAQARRFLDSIEPAAPGWAKAVPGSPYE; translated from the coding sequence ATGCTGCTTATTCCCATTCTCGGCGACCAGCTCAGCCACGGCCTCGCCTCCCTGCGCGGGGTCGACAAGACGGACGCCCGCCTCCTGCTGATGGAGGTTGCGGAGGAGACCACCTACGTCCGCCATCACAAGGCAAAGATCGTCCTGATCCTCTCGGCGATGCGCCATTTCGCCGAGGAGCTTCGCGCCGACGGCTGGCAGGTCGACTACATCCGCCTCGACGGCAACGAGAACACGGGCAGCTTCACCGGCGAGGTGGCCCGCGCGGTCGAACGCCACCGTCCCGCCGCCATCCGCATCGTCGAAGCCGGCGAATGGCGCGTCCAGAAAGCGATCGAAGGCTGGGCCGAACGCTTCGGCCTGCCGGTCGAGATCCTCGCCGACGACCGCTTCATCTGCCCCCTCCCCGACTTCTTCGCCTGGGCCGCCAGCCGCCGCGAACTGGTGATGGAAAACTTCTATCGCCAGCAGCGCCGCCGCACCGGCCTCCTCATGGAGTCCGACGACACGCCCACCGGCGGCCAGTGGAATTACGACAAGGACAATCGCGCCCCGCCGCCCAAGGCCCGCCCCATGCGCGAGCCGCAGCGCTTCGCGGCCGATACCATCACCCGCGAGGTCATCGCGCTGGTCGAAGGCCGCTTCCGCCATCATTTCGGAACGCTCGACCGTTTCGCGCTGCCGGTGACGGCGACCGAGGCCCGCGCGCTGCTCGACGATTTCGTTGCCGAGCGGCTGCCCCGCTTCGGCACCTACCAGGACGCCATGCTCGAAGGCGCCGACTTCCTCTATCATTCGCGCCTGTCGACCAGCCTCAATTGCGGGCTCCTGACCGCCCTCGAAGTCTGTGAAGCCGCCGAAGCCGCCTATCACCGCGGCGAGGTCCCGCTCAACGCCGCCGAAGGCTTCATCCGCCAGATGATCGGCTGGCGCGAATATATTCGCGGCATGTACTGGCTCGAGATGCCGGGCCTGTCCGAGGTCAATTTCTTCGAGAACAGCCGCGACCTGCCCGATTTCTACTGGACCGGCGCCACCGACATGGCGTGCTGCGCCGACAGTGTCCGCAACACCCGCGACAACGCCTACGCCCATCACATTCAGCGGCTGATGGTGCTCGGCAATTTCGCCATGCTGGCGGGCATCGACCCCGCCCAGGTCGCCGACTGGTATCTGGTAGTCTACGCCGACGCCTATGAATGGGTCGAGCATCCCAATGTGCTCGGCATGAGCCAGTTTGCCGACGGCGGGCGCTTGGGCACCAAGCCCTATGCGGGCTCGGGCGCGTACATCAACCGGATGAGCAATTACTGCAAAGGGTGCCGCTTCGACGTCAAAAAACGCGTCGGCGAAGACGCCTGTCCGTTCAATGCGCTCTACTGGGATTTTCTCGATCGCAACGAAAAGAAGCTGCGCAACAACCGGAGATTGTGGCAACCCTATGCGACGTGGGACCGCTTCGGGCCAGAAACCAAGGCCGAGGTGCGGGCACAGGCGAGGCGGTTTCTCGATTCGATCGAACCCGCCGCACCCGGCTGGGCCAAAGCGGTGCCTGGCAGCCCTTACGAATAG